GATCaggtttgaatcaaataaaatatcaaatttgagtTTGTAACAACCAAATAATTTTTCTGGTATTTCTTTTAATATCATTAACTTTAATCAAAACCATTCAATCCTCATCCTTTATGCATTTAACATCACATAGATCCATAgtctttctttcatttctttaccAAGTCAAAGGTGTTTACTCTCCATCTTCAGTATTTATGATATTGTAAAACTGCCATAAGCATTCATCTAACTGatagtttttttattcttctgtTCTAGCCACTTTTTATCACTAATGTAAAGTTCCCCAAGTTTCATATAATATCCTCCTTTGCCTTTGACTAGCTCCCAATGCTCTACATTGACTGCAAAATCACCTCCAAGACATCCTACAATACCTTTGGATTCTTCAAGACTTCCTTTTGCCAGAATTTTTATATTGcattaattttcttttcaaaTTCTATCGATGCTTCCTTTTCCTTAAACATGTGGTGTGATCTATCTTGCCTAGTCAGTCTTCCTCATTTATTGAATTCACAAGCCTCGCTCAATATTCTATATATTTAGCAACAGTACATTACTCAAACGATCAACTTGTTGGAGATGGGTTCTTTTCCGATGCAAATTCAAGAAAACATTTCCGGTACTAAAGGAAAGACAAATCAGGACACCAAGTAATAGCTTCGAAATAATGCAATGTTGCTTCGCAGAAGGAAGAACTATCAAAGaaataaatgaaaagcaaaatcTACAAACTCGAGATCTAAAGGCAAGATGTTAGGGTTGCACCAACCTAGACAAGTCTGCACGGAACTCTGCAGGGCTGGGTACTTCTTCCCCGCGCACTCCTTGAGCATGGCGTCCAAAGAGCGAATGATGAACCCTGCCGCGGCGGCGCCCGCCATGACGAAGAATGTCACAGAGATCCACCCCGACGACCCCCCTTCAGAGCTCGATCCCGGAGTGCAAGGCCAAAAAAGTCCTCCAGATCTACGAATTAGACGAGAATTCGATCGGAGAAAATAGAAAGCATTGGACGATCCCAGAGGAGAATTGACAGAttggaaggaggagaagagagaggggagaggagaggagatcTGACCGCCGGAAGGGCAATGGCCTCCAGGGCGAAGGCCTTTTGCGGAAGCGCCCACGGTCGCAGGTAGAAGGGGCCCGAGTCTTACGATGAATATTTATATCCAGCATCTCCATCTATCACATGGGGCCCAGACACGTGTTTGGCACGTCCACGTCACGTGAACTCACAATTGCTTGATTCGAAGCACTCCAATTCAGGTGCTCAATGGGTCAAGTTTGGGTTTACCTCCTAAACCCAATTAATTTGGCAACGATATTTAAATTACAACATAACCACTTGTCACTTATGTTTTCCTAGTTAGAAAGTTAAGATATATCATTGAATTACCAATATACAATTAGAAAAATTCAAGATCGAAAGTATCAGTTAAGGAAATGTGATAATTAGTCTTAACCAAAatgtgatgatattattttttatatcctcgtataatttatttttttttaaatggtgcGAAATACTAAAAAACTTCGATGTCATCTTCGTCATCTGATCATCACATACGTTAGTTGATACCGTTATCATTAATCGATCTGATCATCATAAACTTCACTGCTGCGGCTGCCGGCGATGCGGTACACTTAAACAGCCTTCGTCCCTGCCGCTGTGAAGTACTCCGAGGCAGTCACGAATCATGCAATGCCCGTTGGATAGTTGCCCTATTGTTACATAAGATATTTTTTATCGATGAATATAACCATTATGAAACTGTTTAAGCTCTTAAAATTACTGGTCatctaattttaatatttacatctCCCTCCCGTCtctctccatcttcttcttcgGGTCATTGACGGTAGTTTTCTTTTTTCCCCCAAATGCCATCTGCCACTGGAGCGTACTACTGTCAACCACTACTCACTCAGCCACTGATTAgcgcaaaaataataaaaaggaagaaagagagcACAATAAAGAACGGTGTTAGCTTACCGGTGGTGGAAGTCCGAGTGCCGAGGATCCCATTCCCATCCAAAAATCTGATAGCTATCTGTGGCCGAGGAGGGATGTCGCTGTAGCTGGAGGAGGATGGGCGGCTGCTTCAGTTCTGGTGCCTACAGGCAAGAGTCTTTCTCCAAGGCGAAGGTGGCAGGCTCCACCACCGCTCCTCGCTGCCCAGCGGGGGCGAGAGATCCACCGCTGGCGGAGCCCGATGTGGAGGAGACGGTGAAAGAGGTCCTCTCCGAGACGCCAAGACCGCCGCCACCAACCACGAGATCAGTGGCAGATCAGGCGGCTAGGCCGAAGGAGGTCGAGATCATCGACAAGGCTCCCCTCCTAGTCGACAGCACCAATGGCTGCGACACCAGATCCGAGGACGCCTCCGAAGCCTGGAGCGTCAGCGCGAAGAGCGAGACCCATTCGGCCTCCACCGCCCCGGCGGGGAAGCCACGAAGAGATGCGGCGGAGGCCAGAAGGGGAGCAGCGAGGGAGGAACGCTCGCCGGCCAAGTACCAGAGGAAGCGCTCAGACTCCGGTGAGTTGGCCTGCAGGAGGGATCGGAGCGTGGCGGCCGGGAGATCCTCCCCATCGCCGACGCCGAAAGGATCCGACCACGCGGCCGCCGGAAGGACGGTGGAGAGATCGGGCAAGCGGTCGGTGTCCCCGGAAGCGAATCGAGCGGCGCAGGAGCTGCGGCAGAACGCGGGACGACGCAGAGCGTCGGCAGCAGCGGCAGCCAGGGCAAGCGGACCGAGGGAGCAGATGCCGGCGGATGAGGGAGGAAGGAGATTGTGCATGCAGGATGTGGGGACGGTGGACGGCGGCGTGGCCGGATCCGAAGCGGAGGCGAAGGACTCGCTGGAGAACCCCCTCGTCTCCCTAGAGTGTTTCATCTTCCTGTAATGTTATCTTGACCAAGAACGACGAAAAAAATGAGGTTATTTACTATTTGAAATCTAAATGAAATAGGCGCCGGTCTTCTCTGATTTCGTGCTGCTAAGGACCGTCTCGTCTTGGGCGGTGGAACGGGCTAAGGATTTATCTTCATACTTAAAACATTTATATTATTGATATCcctataaaaatatttagtctCATTTATAAGGCTCATCGATTTTATTGATAAAAGATATAATATATAACAGCGAATATAGAATTATCGATTTTATTAAGATCATTCCAAACATTATTGATTGTGTCATCTATCGCGATACCTTCATGTCACCAAGCAGGTCCACCAACGATCGCCACACCTCATCACCCTCATCCAACAGTACCTTCGTATGCTCTCCTTATCAGCATATATACATCCTCCTATCCCCATCGACTATCCATGTGCATTGGTACTATGCCTTTGCTAGCTTCCCCTCCTTTTACGTTGCCCCACCCTCAAGCGACCACATCAAAGATCTTTGCAAATTCGTAAGAATTATGCTTGTGCCACCAAGGACACAAAAATGCATCACACACAAACCTGCAGCATTTGTTGCACATCCATGCCATGTCAAGCAAGTGGACCCACGCATCAATTACCATGTCTTGAACTGCAACACGTTCTTTTTCTTGTCGTGTCAACTATAAAACACCATCGGACACTCCTTCAATCCAATGCAAGTGAAGGAGGAGCACCATTGGTCGAAATTGGGAGTCTTAGCGATGAGGATGTAAGACTTGAGAGTAGTGATCCAATTTGTCATAGCTCTCTCTTAATAAGACTTGAGAGAATAGGAGACCATGGGAGTAGCGAGGATCGATAATAGCATGGTTCAGGGTCAATTTGAATAGTGAGAGATGAAAAACTAAGGGATAAAGAGGTTTGATGCTAGGGAGAGATTCACTGAGACTAAATTAGGGTGACAATGAGACGAGCAAAGTTGACGAACTTTCTAAGGAGATAGAAGTATGGCAACTCGAGGTAGTGTTGTCACTGGCAAGATCATGGAATGATCAATTTATCATTCGAAAAATTCGATAATTCTACAAGTGTTTTTATGTGCTAAatcttttattaataaaattaataatattaaaataaatgagGTTTGATGTCACCGAAATGTTAAGAAGATGTTACTACATGgcttaatatataattagtttcaGTGGAACTGACTAAGAAAATTAACTCGTTAGTAATGTGATGTATTAATATGTAAAAAGATTAACTTATTAGGATGTTGAGATGTTTACCTAtgttgtttttttatttattatattaaacatATTTCATATTAATAATTAAAGTTAGCTCTTTACGATTGATTCCTTATTAATCGAATATCATCTATAAAACTagtatcacatatatatatatatccgataATATTTCTTTAGTCGATAGGGTATAGTGAATAACGAAATATTCTTTAAACCTATGTTGATATGATTCATTGCTCTTTATTTGTGAAGTTGATCAAAAATATTAAGTAGTTTATAGCTTTTTCAGTTAATATATCTTAATTAAGTTTTTCTTATAAATGTTAAGTAATGGAAATCAAGTTTATGATGATAGACCATCAAAGTTTTTACCGACTAAATTagttgataaatttatttatatatcttaAGTATATTATATGTTAGTTCACTTGAAACTATAGTTAATATTACTATACAAATATCAGTTATacaagtattttcttttttatatagtCATTTAACTCAAATAAAATATATCACTGAACAACTAACGAGAGCTTTATCAATGGATATCAACAATATTGACTGTATTGCACACACTATACAGACTGTATGAATACATACAGTAGAAGTTtaagatttataaaatatttgccATTATAATTTACGAACCAAATTTCTAACGGTGATAAAATATCTGCATAACCGATCCTAAATAATTACAATATTACGTTTTTTTTGTTATTGCAAACTTCTCATATGATAATTCAAATCCATCAGACATGATCTAACTCGAGTATGGGTTGTATAATT
This Musa acuminata AAA Group cultivar baxijiao chromosome BXJ1-2, Cavendish_Baxijiao_AAA, whole genome shotgun sequence DNA region includes the following protein-coding sequences:
- the LOC135611979 gene encoding uncharacterized protein LOC135611979, which codes for MGGCFSSGAYRQESFSKAKVAGSTTAPRCPAGARDPPLAEPDVEETVKEVLSETPRPPPPTTRSVADQAARPKEVEIIDKAPLLVDSTNGCDTRSEDASEAWSVSAKSETHSASTAPAGKPRRDAAEARRGAAREERSPAKYQRKRSDSGELACRRDRSVAAGRSSPSPTPKGSDHAAAGRTVERSGKRSVSPEANRAAQELRQNAGRRRASAAAAARASGPREQMPADEGGRRLCMQDVGTVDGGVAGSEAEAKDSLENPLVSLECFIFL